The genomic segment TCTATGATGGGTGAAATTACTCCTACAATAGCTGAATCTATAAGAAAATTTAGTAAGAAAAAAATATTTATTCCGCTTTGCAATCCACCTTTGGATATATTAGGGGTTGAGAAAAAACCACTTCCGCAGCTTATTGATGAAGGTATAAAGATAATAAAAGAGATGATTGATAAAAATGAATGAATTATTACCCTGGTATTTTAATTTTTTTTATAAAGATATAAAAAATAATGTTATGCTTTCTTGTAAAGAAAATAAAACATAAATTAAAATATAAAAATTAGATTATATGTTGTATGTCATATAAAAAATACTTTTAACATAATTTCAAAAGTAAATTTAAACAAACAGGAGATTTAGGTGTGTGAGACAAAAGTATTTATAGAAAAGAATGGGAAAAAGGAAGAAATATTTGAGAATGTAATTAATATCCAGAGTGAAGAAGATGGCTTACTTATAAAGGACCTTTTTGGTGAACAGAAATTAGTCAAAGCCAATATTAAATATATTGATTTTATGAAACATGAGATGGTGCTCACTGAGACGGAAAATGATGAGTAATTTAAACATCTGGATGTTTTCAATAAAAAGTAAAAAATATCTTACAGTTACAATGTAAAAATACCATCATTGAATTAATAGTTGAATTTGATTATATATAAATTATATGTTAGTATTTAAAACTAAATTAGAAAAAGACTTTCTAAAAATATAAATTTTTTTTAATTAACTTAATTTTAAATTTAAATATCTTTTGATAATAGGACCACGACG from the Actinomycetota bacterium genome contains:
- a CDS encoding CooT family nickel-binding protein, with protein sequence MCETKVFIEKNGKKEEIFENVINIQSEEDGLLIKDLFGEQKLVKANIKYIDFMKHEMVLTETENDE